A genome region from Euphorbia lathyris chromosome 4, ddEupLath1.1, whole genome shotgun sequence includes the following:
- the LOC136226657 gene encoding zinc-finger homeodomain protein 4: MEISSHEEEEEGEIPLPINSTYVGGSHGHMIHHHHHHNNNNIIPQIPNNNVNVINGPDDHHHHHQNLKKMVKYRECLKNHAASMGGNATDGCGEFMPSGEEGSIEALTCSACNCHRNFHRKEIEGESPPNSTSFDYYHNHPHFRRKLILGHHKNSSSIIGPEYPTAGGAARAHHHQMIMSYNMVPSDQSDEQEDGGGVVIARPTHHQVVMNNNNNNNKKRFRTKFSVEQKEKMLNFAEKVGWKIQKQEEGVVQHFCQEIGVKRRVLKVWMHNNKHNLAKKILLPPSLPPPPPPPPTA, translated from the coding sequence ATGGAAATTTCAAGtcatgaagaagaagaagaaggagaaatcCCTCTTCCAATAAACAGCACATATGTTGGGGGATCACATGGCCACATGatccatcatcatcatcatcataacaacaacaacataattCCCCAAATTCCCAACAACAATGTGAATGTGATCAATGGCCCAgatgatcatcatcatcatcatcaaaatCTGAAGAAAATGGTGAAGTATAGAGAATGCTTGAAGAATCATGCAGCATCAATGGGAGGAAATGCAACAGATGGATGTGGGGAATTCATGCCAAGTGGAGAAGAAGGTTCAATAGAAGCATTAACATGTTCAGCTTGCAATTGCCATAGAAACTTCCACAGGAAAGAGATAGAAGGTGAATCACCACCAAATTCAACTTCTTTTGATTATTATCATAACCACCCACATTTCAGAAGGAAACTGATTTTAGGTCACCATAAGAACAGCAGCAGCATTATAGGGCCAGAATACCCTACAGCAGGAGGAGCAGCTAGAGCCCACCATCATCAGATGATTATGTCTTACAATATGGTTCCTTCTGATCAATCTGATGAACAAGAAGATGGTGGTGGGGTAGTTATTGCAAGGCCAACTCATCATCAAGTTgttatgaataataataataataataacaagaaAAGGTTTAGGACAAAATTCAGTGTTGAGCAGAAGGAGAAAATGCTGAACTTTGCTGAGAAAGTAGGATGGAAGATTCAAAAGCAAGAAGAAGGAGTTGTTCAACACTTTTGTCAAGAAATTGGAGTTAAAAGAAGAGTGCTTAAGGTTTGGATGCATAACAATAAGCATAATTTAGCTAAGAagattcttcttcctccttctcttcctcctcctcctccaccaccacctactgcttaa